One window of Streptomyces sp. NBC_00273 genomic DNA carries:
- a CDS encoding GAF domain-containing protein, protein MGDPSVALAGGADPAARTRELRRAHAAFTRDGRVEGPVRAVIARSWRRCARARLSPECAPRVELAEAELRSYREEHPLARVMPLFRDLVGAFAAHGAHLLAVCDARGSLLWVEGEPGTLRRAEGLGFVPGARWAESAMGTNAPGTAVATGEPVQVFGAEHFSRRVHPWTCAAAPVRDPRTGRLLGAVDITGGDGLAHPHSLGFVRAVARAAEAQLTLLEPDAPAAGDTLAALGRDEALLVTAGRKFRLGRRHSEIMALLAHHPEGLSGEELAIALYEDESVSPVTLRAEISRLRALLGPSAPLSRPYRTAGPLGADFTLLTRQLAAGAVSAALHHYPGPLLPGSTAPGIVRLRRRIEDQARAAVIARADTGLLTDWVCSPWGADDPQAWRALAAALPPERRPAALARVHALDRELGARPDPGGRRRATYPQPARS, encoded by the coding sequence ATGGGCGATCCGTCGGTGGCGCTGGCCGGCGGGGCCGATCCGGCCGCGCGCACGCGCGAACTGCGGCGGGCCCATGCCGCGTTCACCCGGGACGGGCGGGTCGAGGGCCCGGTCCGGGCGGTCATCGCACGATCCTGGCGGCGGTGCGCGCGGGCCCGGCTCAGCCCGGAGTGCGCACCCCGGGTGGAGCTCGCGGAGGCAGAGCTGCGCTCGTACCGCGAGGAGCACCCGCTGGCCCGGGTGATGCCGCTGTTCCGGGATCTCGTGGGGGCGTTCGCCGCGCACGGGGCGCATCTGCTGGCGGTGTGCGACGCACGGGGCAGCCTGCTGTGGGTGGAGGGCGAGCCGGGAACCCTGCGCAGGGCCGAGGGCCTCGGCTTCGTCCCGGGTGCGCGCTGGGCGGAGTCGGCGATGGGGACCAACGCGCCGGGGACGGCGGTCGCGACGGGCGAGCCCGTGCAGGTCTTCGGGGCCGAGCACTTCAGCCGCCGGGTGCACCCGTGGACCTGCGCGGCGGCCCCGGTGCGCGATCCGCGGACGGGCAGGCTGCTGGGCGCGGTGGACATCACCGGGGGCGACGGCCTGGCCCACCCGCACTCCCTCGGCTTCGTACGGGCGGTGGCCCGGGCGGCGGAAGCCCAGTTGACCCTGCTCGAACCGGATGCGCCGGCCGCCGGGGACACCCTCGCCGCCCTCGGCCGGGACGAGGCACTGCTGGTCACCGCCGGTCGCAAGTTCCGGCTCGGGCGGCGGCACAGTGAGATCATGGCGCTGCTCGCGCACCATCCCGAGGGCTTGTCCGGCGAGGAGCTGGCGATCGCCCTGTACGAGGACGAGTCGGTGTCACCGGTGACGTTGCGCGCAGAGATCTCCCGGCTGCGCGCCCTGCTGGGGCCGTCGGCGCCGCTTTCGCGCCCGTATCGCACGGCCGGTCCGTTGGGGGCGGATTTCACCCTCCTGACACGGCAGTTGGCCGCCGGGGCGGTGTCCGCGGCCCTCCACCACTACCCCGGCCCCCTGCTGCCGGGCTCCACCGCGCCGGGCATCGTCCGGCTGCGGCGCCGGATCGAGGACCAGGCGCGGGCGGCCGTGATCGCGCGGGCGGATACCGGGCTGCTGACCGACTGGGTGTGCAGCCCGTGGGGCGCGGACGACCCGCAGGCGTGGCGGGCGCTGGCGGCCGCGCTGCCCCCGGAGCGCCGACCGGCCGCGCTGGCCCGCGTGCACGCCCTGGACCGGGAGCTCGGCGCGCGCCCTGACCCCGGCGGACGGCGGCGTGCAACGTATCCGCAACCTGCCCGCTCCTAG
- a CDS encoding SWIM zinc finger family protein, translated as MNTRDPYEKTFPVVPPTHGRAFADTWWGHAWLRALEDSALDGKHVKQGRRYARAGAVGAVSVRPGGLTAVVRDPDGSAHRTDVLVQEFTEAEWDRLLDLAAAEAGHIAALLDREVPPELAEDAAAAGVELLPGIGDLDPRCDCGEWDHCPHTAALCYQVARLLDQDPFVLLLLRGRGERELVDELAERSTAEAKADADAPQAPADEGVPAAEVFAAGAARPALPPLPGLPRAPGHPPTLDTETEAETGLDVDAVEFLARAAATEAHRRLAEALAPGHADRAPAAPLTRAEDAVRLAAETGDFRVRSRLAAATGRSRAEMELAVRAWGFGAAPGLAALEDDWTPGRSELARAGSALASAWADEEAPVLRRVRARWTEAGTDRQLRLGREGRWWPYRRAAGRWIPSGPSAPDPASALEADPAP; from the coding sequence ATGAACACCCGAGACCCCTACGAGAAGACCTTCCCGGTCGTGCCGCCCACCCACGGCCGCGCGTTCGCCGACACCTGGTGGGGCCATGCCTGGCTGCGCGCCCTGGAGGACAGCGCGCTGGACGGGAAGCACGTCAAGCAGGGTCGCCGGTACGCGCGCGCGGGCGCCGTCGGCGCGGTGTCGGTGCGCCCCGGCGGGCTCACCGCGGTGGTGCGCGATCCGGACGGGTCGGCGCACCGGACGGACGTGCTGGTGCAGGAGTTCACGGAAGCGGAATGGGATCGCCTGCTGGATCTGGCCGCCGCGGAGGCCGGGCACATCGCGGCGCTGCTCGACCGGGAAGTGCCGCCGGAACTCGCCGAGGACGCGGCCGCGGCCGGGGTGGAGCTGCTGCCTGGCATAGGGGACCTCGACCCGCGCTGCGACTGCGGCGAGTGGGACCACTGCCCGCACACGGCCGCACTCTGCTACCAGGTGGCCCGGCTGCTGGACCAGGACCCGTTCGTGCTGCTGCTCCTGCGGGGCCGGGGCGAGCGCGAGCTGGTGGACGAACTGGCGGAGCGGAGCACGGCGGAGGCGAAAGCTGACGCAGACGCTCCGCAGGCGCCCGCCGACGAGGGGGTCCCGGCGGCGGAGGTCTTCGCGGCGGGCGCTGCCCGTCCTGCCCTGCCCCCACTGCCGGGGCTGCCACGGGCGCCGGGCCATCCCCCGACCCTGGACACGGAGACCGAAGCGGAAACGGGACTCGACGTGGACGCGGTGGAGTTCCTGGCACGGGCGGCCGCGACCGAGGCCCATCGGCGGCTCGCGGAGGCGCTGGCTCCGGGACACGCCGACCGTGCCCCGGCGGCCCCGCTCACGCGCGCCGAAGACGCCGTACGACTCGCCGCGGAGACCGGTGACTTCCGGGTCCGCTCCCGCCTGGCGGCGGCTACCGGGCGCAGCCGGGCCGAGATGGAACTGGCCGTACGCGCCTGGGGCTTCGGCGCGGCCCCGGGTCTGGCGGCGCTGGAGGACGACTGGACGCCGGGCCGGAGCGAACTGGCCCGTGCCGGATCGGCCCTGGCCTCAGCCTGGGCGGACGAGGAGGCTCCGGTGCTCCGCCGGGTCCGCGCCCGCTGGACGGAGGCGGGCACCGACCGCCAGCTCCGGCTGGGCCGGGAGGGGCGCTGGTGGCCGTACCGTCGCGCGGCGGGTCGGTGGATCCCGTCGGGGCCCTCCGCCCCGGACCCGGCCTCGGCGCTGGAGGCCGATCCCGCCCCATGA
- a CDS encoding ferredoxin reductase has translation MTSAALRSGAWKLLEMITTPLLPSDYLDLVSPLRAGADLRGRIEAVHPETGDAATIVIRPGRGWRGHTAGQYVRIGVDVDGRRLWRAYSITSPTNRQDGRVTITVKAIPDGKVSNHLVHRAKPGTLVQLDQPTGDFVLPKAQPAKVLYLTAGSGITPVMGMLRDVEFDDVVMVHCAPQPQDVIFRNELHDLVADEKLRLTEVHTDTDGVLDIARLDELVPDWADRETWACGPAGLLDAAEEFWSEHGVEERLHTERFRPSIVVAGDGGEVTFSATGKTVDADGATPLLDVGEEAGVLMPSGCRMGICFGCVTPLRAGAVRDLRTGEITEAEPGVLIQTCVSAAAGTCDIER, from the coding sequence ATGACGAGTGCAGCCCTCCGCAGTGGGGCGTGGAAACTGCTGGAGATGATCACGACGCCGCTGCTGCCGTCGGACTACCTCGACCTGGTCAGCCCGCTGCGTGCGGGCGCTGACCTGCGTGGGCGCATCGAGGCCGTGCACCCCGAGACGGGTGACGCCGCGACCATCGTGATCAGGCCGGGAAGGGGCTGGCGCGGTCACACGGCCGGTCAGTACGTGCGGATCGGGGTCGACGTCGACGGGAGGCGCCTGTGGCGTGCCTACTCCATCACCTCGCCGACGAACCGCCAGGACGGCCGCGTCACGATCACCGTGAAGGCGATCCCGGACGGCAAGGTCAGCAACCACCTGGTCCACAGGGCGAAACCGGGCACGCTGGTCCAGCTCGACCAGCCGACCGGTGACTTCGTACTGCCGAAGGCCCAGCCCGCCAAGGTGCTCTACTTGACGGCCGGCAGCGGCATCACGCCCGTGATGGGCATGCTGCGTGACGTCGAGTTCGACGACGTCGTCATGGTCCATTGCGCGCCACAGCCGCAAGACGTGATCTTCCGCAACGAACTGCACGACCTGGTCGCGGACGAGAAGCTGCGGCTCACCGAGGTGCACACCGACACGGACGGCGTGCTCGACATCGCCCGTCTCGACGAACTGGTACCCGACTGGGCCGATCGCGAGACCTGGGCTTGCGGGCCAGCGGGCCTGCTCGACGCCGCCGAGGAATTCTGGAGCGAACACGGCGTCGAAGAGCGCCTGCACACCGAACGCTTCCGCCCCAGCATCGTCGTCGCCGGTGATGGCGGCGAGGTCACGTTCAGCGCCACCGGCAAGACCGTCGACGCGGACGGCGCCACGCCGTTGTTGGACGTCGGCGAGGAGGCCGGAGTGCTCATGCCGTCCGGGTGTCGTATGGGCATCTGCTTCGGCTGCGTCACGCCGCTCAGGGCGGGCGCCGTCCGCGACCTGCGCACCGGCGAGATCACCGAGGCAGAGCCGGGCGTCCTCATCCAGACCTGTGTGTCCGCCGCGGCGGGCACCTGCGACATCGAACGGTAG
- a CDS encoding NADase-type glycan-binding domain-containing protein — MSNSWWGPGVSQSADGEWIEARFNEPTRLLDILITSGISTKASDLSEAALPHRMDAIIITADGKQTTRQITLDQVSGPQQRKFRAQNVVSVRFVIRSAFNVGAERQVSIAEIEFFTRATTSGT, encoded by the coding sequence ATCAGCAACAGCTGGTGGGGCCCCGGCGTCTCGCAGTCCGCCGACGGGGAGTGGATAGAGGCGCGCTTCAACGAACCCACCCGCCTGCTGGACATCCTGATCACGTCCGGCATCTCCACCAAGGCTTCGGACCTCTCCGAGGCCGCGCTGCCGCACCGCATGGACGCGATCATCATCACGGCCGACGGGAAGCAGACCACGCGCCAGATCACACTCGACCAGGTGAGCGGGCCGCAACAGCGCAAGTTCCGGGCGCAGAACGTCGTCAGCGTCAGGTTCGTCATCCGCTCGGCGTTCAACGTGGGCGCCGAGAGGCAGGTCTCGATAGCCGAGATCGAGTTCTTCACCCGCGCCACGACCAGCGGTACCTAA
- a CDS encoding MFS transporter: MLGIFSIVTTEILPIGLLTSIGSSFTISDGMAGLMMTMPGFLAAVSAPVVTVATGRIDRRVMLGVFILLLALANFLAAVASSYWLVLISRVMVGITIGGFWSIGAGLASQLVPAKSVGRATSVIFSAVPLGSVLGVPLGTFIGDIAGWRTAFLVMGGFTLAVLVLLLVVVPPLPSGQATRLDVLGGMLRSVNTRFALVMTFLVVLAHFGTYTYVTPFLEQVTRVSSGLITVYLLVYGAAGIAGNFLGGATAGRYPRSTFATAAALIAGATLLLPVLGHSDAGAVALLVVWGVAYGAVPVCSQTWFSKAAPDSPEASSVLFTASFQATISIGALVGGAVLDRSSPSAVMVLGGLAAVLMVLVAWAHWAGRYAWPEAS, encoded by the coding sequence ATGCTAGGGATCTTCTCCATCGTCACGACCGAGATTCTTCCGATCGGCCTTCTCACGTCGATCGGATCGAGTTTCACCATTTCGGACGGAATGGCTGGTCTCATGATGACTATGCCAGGATTCCTCGCCGCGGTCTCGGCCCCCGTGGTCACCGTGGCCACAGGGCGGATCGACCGGCGGGTCATGCTGGGTGTGTTCATCCTGCTGCTGGCGCTGGCCAACTTCCTGGCCGCCGTCGCCTCGAGCTACTGGCTGGTCCTGATCTCCCGCGTCATGGTGGGCATCACCATCGGCGGATTCTGGTCCATCGGCGCCGGGCTCGCCAGCCAGCTGGTTCCCGCGAAGTCCGTGGGCCGCGCGACCTCGGTGATCTTCTCCGCCGTACCGCTCGGCTCCGTACTCGGCGTGCCGCTGGGCACGTTCATCGGTGACATCGCGGGCTGGCGGACGGCGTTCCTCGTCATGGGCGGCTTCACGCTGGCCGTCCTCGTGCTGCTGCTCGTGGTCGTCCCGCCCCTGCCTTCCGGCCAGGCGACGCGCCTCGACGTCCTCGGTGGAATGCTCCGAAGCGTCAACACCCGCTTCGCCCTGGTCATGACCTTCCTCGTCGTGCTCGCCCACTTCGGCACGTACACCTACGTCACCCCGTTCCTGGAGCAGGTGACCCGTGTCAGTTCGGGTCTCATCACGGTCTACCTGCTCGTCTACGGAGCGGCCGGCATCGCCGGCAACTTCCTGGGCGGAGCCACGGCGGGACGCTACCCGCGGTCCACCTTCGCCACGGCCGCCGCGCTGATCGCCGGCGCGACCCTCCTCCTGCCCGTCCTGGGGCACTCGGATGCCGGCGCAGTGGCACTGCTGGTCGTCTGGGGCGTCGCCTACGGCGCTGTCCCGGTCTGCTCCCAGACCTGGTTCTCCAAGGCCGCCCCGGACTCCCCCGAGGCGTCCTCGGTCCTCTTCACCGCCTCCTTCCAGGCCACGATCTCCATCGGAGCCTTGGTCGGAGGGGCTGTCCTCGACCGCTCCTCGCCCTCCGCAGTCATGGTCCTGGGCGGACTGGCAGCCGTCCTGATGGTCCTCGTGGCCTGGGCCCACTGGGCCGGAAGGTACGCGTGGCCCGAGGCCTCCTAG
- a CDS encoding fatty acid desaturase family protein: MTAIDPTAHLTAEQIEELGRELDAIRDEVIASRGEKDAAYIRKVISAQRTLELVSRGVLLFSFFPPAWLIGTAGLSVAKIMDNMEIGHNVLHGQWDWMRDPKIHSTTWEWDHVSPSDQWRHSHNELHHTYTNVIGKDNDLGYGIMRVDEDQKWHPFHLGQPLWNFINACFFEYGIAAYDLELGKNLHKQRRKNPEFRARAKAVGRKIRKQVLKDYVIHPLLSGPSFLTTLAATFTANLVRNIWSHSVIMCGHFPEGVQVFERRSIKGETRGQWYLRQMMGSANISGSRAMHFMTGNLSHQIEHHLFPDLPSNRYAEVAVRVRALFEKYELEYVTGPLPKQVFSAWHKVFRLSLPNKKPKVDAPDREQELVAA; the protein is encoded by the coding sequence TTGACCGCCATCGACCCCACCGCCCACCTGACCGCGGAGCAGATCGAGGAGCTCGGCCGCGAGCTGGACGCGATCCGCGATGAGGTGATCGCCAGCCGAGGCGAGAAGGACGCCGCCTACATCCGCAAGGTCATCTCGGCGCAGCGCACGCTCGAGCTGGTCAGCAGGGGCGTGCTGCTGTTCTCGTTCTTCCCGCCCGCTTGGCTGATCGGCACCGCCGGGCTGTCCGTGGCGAAGATCATGGACAACATGGAGATCGGCCACAACGTCCTGCACGGCCAGTGGGACTGGATGCGGGACCCGAAGATCCATTCCACCACCTGGGAGTGGGACCACGTCTCGCCGTCCGATCAGTGGAGGCATTCGCACAACGAGCTGCACCACACGTACACCAACGTGATCGGCAAGGACAACGACCTCGGCTACGGCATCATGCGCGTCGACGAGGACCAGAAGTGGCACCCGTTCCACCTCGGCCAGCCGCTGTGGAACTTCATCAACGCCTGCTTCTTCGAGTACGGCATCGCGGCGTACGACCTGGAGCTCGGCAAGAACCTGCACAAGCAGCGCCGCAAGAACCCGGAGTTCCGCGCACGGGCCAAGGCCGTGGGCCGCAAGATCCGCAAGCAGGTGCTCAAGGACTACGTGATCCACCCGCTGCTGTCGGGCCCGTCGTTCCTCACCACGCTCGCCGCCACGTTCACCGCGAACCTGGTCCGCAACATCTGGTCCCACTCCGTGATCATGTGCGGGCACTTCCCCGAAGGCGTGCAGGTCTTCGAGCGCCGGTCGATCAAGGGCGAAACGCGCGGCCAGTGGTACCTGCGCCAGATGATGGGCTCGGCGAACATCAGCGGCAGCAGGGCCATGCACTTCATGACCGGCAACCTGTCGCACCAGATCGAGCACCACCTGTTCCCGGACCTGCCGAGCAACCGGTACGCCGAGGTCGCGGTGAGGGTGCGCGCACTGTTCGAGAAGTACGAGCTGGAGTACGTCACCGGGCCGCTGCCCAAGCAGGTGTTCTCCGCGTGGCACAAGGTCTTCCGGCTCTCGCTGCCGAACAAGAAGCCCAAGGTCGATGCGCCGGACCGCGAGCAGGAGCTCGTCGCTGCCTGA
- the exaC gene encoding acetaldehyde dehydrogenase ExaC encodes MARYAAPGTEGALMSYASRYDHFIGGEYVPPARGRYFENPSPVNGQVFTEVARGTAEDVERALDAAHAAAPAWGRTSVTERASILLRIADRTEQHLEALAVAETWENGKPVRETLAADLPLAVDQFRYFAGALRAQEGALSQIDDDTVAYHFHEPLGVVGQIIPWNFPILMAVWKLAPALAAGNTVVLKPAEQTPVSVHYWLGLVADLLPPGVVNIVNGFGEEAGKPLASSPRVAKIAFTGETATGRLIMQYAAEHLKPVTLELGGKSPNLFFDDIWSTDDDLRDKALEGFTMFALNQGEVCTSPSRALIEQGRYGDFLDAAVARTELIVPGHPLDTDTMIGAQASEEQLKKVLSYVEIGQREGAKILTGGERRHLEGDLAGGFYVQPTIFEGDNRMRIFQEEIFGPVVSVTSFQDFDDALRIANDTAYGLGAGVWTRDINTAYRAGRAIQAGRVWTNCYHAYPAHAAFGGYKQSGIGRETHKMMLEHYQQTKNMLVSYSPKRLGFF; translated from the coding sequence ATGGCCCGCTACGCTGCGCCCGGTACCGAGGGGGCGCTCATGTCGTACGCGTCCCGCTACGACCACTTCATCGGCGGCGAGTACGTTCCGCCCGCCCGCGGCCGGTACTTCGAGAACCCCTCCCCCGTCAACGGCCAGGTCTTCACGGAGGTCGCCCGGGGCACGGCCGAGGACGTGGAGCGGGCGCTGGACGCGGCCCACGCGGCGGCGCCCGCGTGGGGGCGTACGTCGGTCACCGAGCGGGCGTCGATCCTGCTGCGCATCGCGGACCGGACGGAGCAGCACCTGGAGGCCCTCGCGGTCGCGGAGACCTGGGAGAACGGCAAGCCGGTGCGGGAGACCCTGGCGGCCGACCTGCCCCTGGCCGTCGACCAGTTCCGGTACTTCGCGGGAGCCCTGCGCGCGCAGGAGGGCGCGCTGAGCCAGATCGACGACGACACCGTCGCCTACCACTTCCACGAACCGCTGGGCGTGGTCGGACAGATCATCCCGTGGAACTTCCCGATCCTGATGGCGGTGTGGAAGCTGGCCCCGGCGCTGGCGGCCGGGAACACGGTGGTGCTGAAGCCGGCCGAGCAGACCCCGGTGTCGGTGCACTACTGGCTGGGCCTGGTGGCGGACCTGCTGCCGCCGGGCGTGGTCAACATCGTCAACGGCTTCGGGGAGGAGGCGGGCAAGCCGCTCGCGTCCAGCCCTCGGGTGGCGAAGATCGCCTTCACGGGGGAGACCGCCACCGGCCGGCTGATCATGCAGTACGCGGCCGAGCACCTGAAGCCGGTCACCCTGGAACTCGGCGGCAAGAGCCCGAACCTCTTCTTCGACGACATCTGGTCGACGGACGACGACCTGCGGGACAAGGCCCTGGAGGGCTTCACCATGTTCGCCCTCAACCAGGGCGAGGTGTGCACGAGCCCGTCGCGCGCGCTGATCGAGCAGGGCCGGTACGGGGACTTCCTCGACGCGGCGGTGGCCCGTACCGAACTGATCGTGCCGGGGCACCCCCTGGACACGGACACGATGATCGGGGCGCAGGCCTCGGAGGAGCAGCTGAAGAAGGTCCTGTCGTACGTGGAGATCGGCCAGCGGGAGGGCGCGAAGATCCTCACGGGCGGCGAGCGCCGGCACCTGGAAGGTGACCTTGCGGGTGGCTTCTACGTCCAACCGACCATCTTCGAGGGCGACAACCGGATGCGGATCTTCCAGGAGGAGATCTTCGGGCCGGTGGTGTCGGTGACCTCGTTCCAGGACTTCGACGACGCCCTACGGATCGCGAACGACACGGCCTACGGCCTGGGCGCGGGCGTCTGGACGCGGGACATCAACACCGCCTACCGCGCGGGCCGCGCGATCCAGGCGGGCCGCGTCTGGACGAACTGCTACCACGCCTACCCGGCACACGCCGCCTTCGGCGGATACAAGCAGTCGGGCATCGGCCGCGAGACCCACAAGATGATGCTGGAGCACTACCAGCAGACCAAAAACATGCTGGTCTCCTACTCGCCGAAGCGCCTCGGCTTCTTCTAG
- a CDS encoding PucR family transcriptional regulator codes for MSHPIRRVTELALDRTTVTALRAALKTTADEVVQAIIDEVPPYANALSGRMGVTIRRAVRTALGHYLDLASGNATGGDAGDAAYELGRGEVRDGRSMDALLSAYRVGARVAWRCLAAGAVPAGLPAAEVAKFAELTFAYIDELSAASAAGHADELAARGRDHERHLEHLARDLLAGASPDVLMASVQRAGWQPPVSLTAVLLPAAQARPAYRALDPSTLVLDDLPDAFGVLLVPDADRSHLLRQLTDRTAVVGPARPWTRASASYERAARARSLSCDIRDTEDHLPELVLSADVDAYADLRARALAPLRTLPVATARRLEETLRAWLLHQGRRDEVAAALFVHPQTVRYRMSQLRELFPDLASPHRVLELTLAVGLRVS; via the coding sequence ATGAGCCATCCAATCCGGAGGGTCACCGAACTGGCCCTGGATCGGACAACGGTCACCGCGCTTCGGGCCGCGCTGAAGACCACCGCCGACGAGGTCGTCCAGGCGATCATCGACGAGGTCCCTCCCTACGCCAACGCCCTTTCGGGCCGCATGGGCGTCACCATCCGCCGGGCGGTCCGCACCGCCCTGGGGCACTATCTGGACCTCGCGAGCGGGAACGCCACTGGCGGCGACGCCGGTGACGCGGCCTACGAGCTGGGCCGCGGCGAGGTGCGCGACGGGCGTTCGATGGACGCCCTGCTCAGCGCCTACCGCGTCGGCGCCCGCGTGGCCTGGCGATGCCTGGCAGCGGGTGCCGTACCCGCAGGTCTGCCTGCCGCCGAGGTCGCCAAGTTCGCCGAGCTGACCTTCGCCTACATCGACGAGCTCTCCGCCGCGAGCGCCGCGGGCCACGCCGACGAACTGGCCGCCCGGGGCCGGGACCACGAGCGCCACCTGGAACACCTGGCCCGCGACCTCCTCGCCGGCGCGAGCCCGGACGTGCTGATGGCCTCCGTTCAACGGGCCGGGTGGCAGCCTCCGGTTTCGCTGACCGCCGTCTTGCTGCCCGCCGCCCAGGCCCGGCCTGCCTACCGCGCGCTCGACCCGAGCACCCTCGTCCTCGACGATCTGCCGGACGCCTTCGGTGTGCTGCTCGTCCCCGATGCCGACCGGTCGCACCTCTTGCGGCAGCTGACCGACCGCACCGCCGTGGTCGGCCCGGCCCGGCCATGGACTCGTGCGTCCGCCTCGTACGAACGAGCCGCACGCGCGCGCTCCCTCTCCTGCGATATCCGCGACACCGAGGACCACCTGCCCGAGCTGGTGCTGAGCGCCGACGTGGACGCGTACGCAGACCTGCGGGCCCGAGCCCTCGCACCGTTGCGGACCTTGCCCGTCGCGACCGCACGGCGGCTGGAGGAGACGTTGCGGGCGTGGCTGCTGCACCAGGGCAGGCGGGACGAGGTGGCGGCGGCCTTGTTCGTCCATCCCCAGACCGTTCGGTACCGGATGTCGCAGCTCCGGGAGCTGTTTCCGGATCTCGCATCGCCACACCGGGTCCTCGAGCTGACACTGGCGGTCGGTCTTCGGGTCAGCTGA